In one window of Mesoplodon densirostris isolate mMesDen1 chromosome 4, mMesDen1 primary haplotype, whole genome shotgun sequence DNA:
- the C4H15orf40 gene encoding UPF0235 protein C15orf40 homolog isoform X2 has protein sequence MLRLGCGLRQLGTGPGARAAAWLPVGTEMPKKAGAVNKGKSQSKEAERPVPPSGPVAVDPKGCVTVAIHAKPGSKQNAVTDVTAEAVSVAIAAPPTEGEANAELCWYLSKVLELRKSDVVLDKCYTL, from the exons ATGCTGCGGCTCGGCTGCGGTCTGAGGCAGCTGGGGACAGGACCTGGTGCTCGGGCTGCTGCCTGGCTCCCTGTGGGCACCGAGATGCCTAAGAAAGCTGGTGCAGTGAACAAG GGTAAAAGCCAGAGcaaggaagcagagagaccagttCCTCCCTCAGGTCCTGTGGCAGTTGATCCCAAAGGCTGTGTCACCGTAGCCATCCATGCCAAGCCTGGTTCCAAACAAAATGCTGTGACAG ATGTGACAGCCGAAGCTGTGAGTGTAGCTATTGCAGCACCTCCGACAGAAGGAGAGGCTAACGCTGAGCTTTGTTGGTATCTTTCCAAAGTCTTAGAGCTCAGGAAGAGTGATGTGGTTTTGGATAAg TGCTATACTCTGTAG
- the C4H15orf40 gene encoding UPF0235 protein C15orf40 homolog isoform X1 translates to MLRLGCGLRQLGTGPGARAAAWLPVGTEMPKKAGAVNKGKSQSKEAERPVPPSGPVAVDPKGCVTVAIHAKPGSKQNAVTDVTAEAVSVAIAAPPTEGEANAELCWYLSKVLELRKSDVVLDKGGKSREKVVKLLASKTPEEILEKLKKQVEKK, encoded by the exons ATGCTGCGGCTCGGCTGCGGTCTGAGGCAGCTGGGGACAGGACCTGGTGCTCGGGCTGCTGCCTGGCTCCCTGTGGGCACCGAGATGCCTAAGAAAGCTGGTGCAGTGAACAAG GGTAAAAGCCAGAGcaaggaagcagagagaccagttCCTCCCTCAGGTCCTGTGGCAGTTGATCCCAAAGGCTGTGTCACCGTAGCCATCCATGCCAAGCCTGGTTCCAAACAAAATGCTGTGACAG ATGTGACAGCCGAAGCTGTGAGTGTAGCTATTGCAGCACCTCCGACAGAAGGAGAGGCTAACGCTGAGCTTTGTTGGTATCTTTCCAAAGTCTTAGAGCTCAGGAAGAGTGATGTGGTTTTGGATAAg GGTGGTAAATCTCGTGAAAAAGTGGTAAAGCTTTTGGCCTCCAAAACTCCGGAAGAGATCTTGGAGAAACTGAAAAAGcaagttgaaaaaaaataa